A window of the Paenibacillus woosongensis genome harbors these coding sequences:
- the dnaN gene encoding DNA polymerase III subunit beta has translation MKIRILKHELNESIQHVSKAISSRTTIPILTGIKLEVNFQGMTLTASDTDISIQAFIPAEDHDKQIVQIERPGSVVLPAKFFVEIIKKLPSEEIEMEVKEGFQTLIRSGSTDIQMVGLDPEEFPVLPSIEEDQVIMIPGDLLKNMIKQTAFSISTNETSPILTGILWNLSDSHFKFVATDRHRLASRTAVLADADNIRFSNIVISGKTLNELSKIIPDQNTMIEIVVADNQVLFKIDRILFYTRILDGTYPDTSKIIPTTYKTELVLDTKKLSDSIDRAYLLSREEKTNIVRLQTMDDGTIEISSSSSELGKVTEQLDVAKFEGDPLRISFNSKYMLDVLKVVESQQLHIGFTGAMSPIIIKPLDDSQSLYLILPYRTTN, from the coding sequence ATGAAAATCCGTATTCTTAAACATGAATTAAACGAATCCATTCAACACGTTTCCAAGGCGATTTCCAGCCGGACAACGATTCCCATATTGACAGGCATCAAGTTAGAGGTAAATTTTCAAGGCATGACTCTAACTGCGAGCGATACTGATATTTCGATTCAAGCCTTCATTCCAGCCGAAGATCACGATAAGCAAATCGTTCAAATCGAACGTCCGGGCAGTGTCGTTTTGCCGGCTAAGTTTTTCGTAGAGATCATTAAGAAGCTTCCTTCTGAAGAAATTGAAATGGAGGTCAAAGAGGGCTTTCAGACCCTTATCCGTTCTGGCTCCACAGATATCCAAATGGTCGGATTAGATCCTGAGGAATTCCCAGTGCTGCCAAGCATCGAAGAGGATCAAGTCATCATGATTCCGGGCGACCTGCTCAAGAACATGATCAAGCAAACGGCTTTTTCAATTTCAACGAACGAAACATCGCCGATCTTGACCGGTATACTCTGGAACTTAAGTGACAGCCATTTTAAATTCGTCGCTACCGACCGTCATCGGCTCGCCAGCCGCACAGCTGTGTTAGCTGATGCTGATAATATCCGGTTCAGCAACATCGTCATCTCGGGGAAAACGCTGAATGAGCTGAGCAAAATTATCCCCGATCAGAACACGATGATCGAAATTGTCGTCGCAGATAATCAAGTGCTGTTTAAAATCGACCGTATATTGTTTTATACCCGTATTTTGGATGGGACATATCCGGATACTTCCAAGATTATTCCGACAACTTATAAAACAGAACTCGTTCTCGATACGAAGAAATTGAGCGATTCTATCGACCGCGCCTATTTGCTCTCCCGTGAGGAGAAGACGAATATTGTTCGCCTGCAAACGATGGATGACGGAACGATCGAAATCTCCTCCAGCTCGTCCGAGCTCGGAAAGGTTACGGAGCAGCTGGACGTCGCCAAATTTGAAGGTGACCCGCTGCGGATTTCTTTTAACTCAAAATATATGCTCGACGTACTGAAGGTGGTAGAGAGCCAGCAGCTGCATATCGGCTTTACGGGCGCCATGAGCCCAATTATTATCAAGCCTTTGGACGACAGCCAAAGCCTGTACCTGATCCTTCCTTACCGCACGACGAATTAA
- a CDS encoding sigma factor G inhibitor Gin, with the protein MDEHAHHTCIICGEHKSEGIHIVSEFICDACEAEMVHTDVQEEKYHFFIHRMKQIWVQKNA; encoded by the coding sequence ATGGATGAACATGCGCATCATACATGCATAATATGCGGTGAGCATAAATCGGAAGGTATTCATATTGTGTCGGAATTCATATGCGATGCTTGTGAGGCGGAAATGGTCCACACAGATGTTCAAGAGGAGAAATATCACTTTTTCATCCATCGAATGAAGCAGATATGGGTGCAGAAGAATGCATAG
- the recF gene encoding DNA replication/repair protein RecF (All proteins in this family for which functions are known are DNA-binding proteins that assist the filamentation of RecA onto DNA for the initiation of recombination or recombinational repair.) — translation MYVNHLRLEHYRNYTALELNGFGNVNLLIGRNAQGKTNLLESLFVLALTKSHRTSKDKELIAFGSDHAVIAAEVEKKYGTLNLELRLSQQGKRARLNSLEQRKLSDFIGALNVVMFAPEDLEIVKGTPGIRRRFLDMEIGQVQPSYLFHLQQYQKVLMQRNNLLKQAYGAGPEMLTMLEIWNEQLAEHGVKIIKRRKQFIRKLQKWAEQIHEGITGGLEKLELSYLPSFGEAEEEDEAVLMEQFMIKLSQMKDQEIRRGMTLSGPHRDDLAFHINGNEAQVYGSQGQQRTTALSLKLAEIELIHEEIGEYPILLLDDVLSELDPYRQTQLIETFQSKVQTFITATGIESINAGRLQDASIFHVQEGQVNS, via the coding sequence ATGTACGTGAATCATCTACGATTGGAGCATTACCGGAACTATACAGCGCTTGAACTGAACGGCTTCGGTAATGTCAATTTGCTAATCGGCCGCAATGCGCAGGGGAAGACTAATTTGCTGGAATCTCTTTTCGTGCTGGCGTTGACCAAATCGCACCGCACTTCGAAGGACAAAGAGCTGATCGCCTTCGGCAGCGACCATGCGGTCATCGCCGCGGAGGTGGAGAAGAAATACGGCACGCTGAACCTGGAGCTCCGCTTGTCCCAGCAGGGAAAAAGGGCCAGGCTAAACAGTCTGGAGCAGCGCAAGCTCAGTGATTTCATCGGCGCCTTGAACGTCGTCATGTTCGCCCCGGAGGATTTGGAGATCGTCAAGGGAACGCCAGGAATTCGCCGACGGTTTCTCGATATGGAAATCGGCCAGGTTCAGCCAAGCTATCTGTTCCATCTTCAGCAGTACCAGAAGGTGCTGATGCAGAGAAACAATTTGCTTAAGCAGGCTTATGGAGCCGGGCCCGAAATGCTGACAATGCTGGAGATTTGGAATGAACAGCTTGCGGAGCATGGTGTTAAAATTATCAAAAGAAGGAAACAATTTATAAGAAAGCTGCAAAAATGGGCGGAGCAGATTCATGAAGGCATCACAGGAGGCCTCGAAAAGCTGGAATTATCCTATTTGCCTTCCTTCGGAGAGGCCGAGGAAGAAGATGAAGCTGTCCTAATGGAGCAATTTATGATAAAGTTATCACAAATGAAAGATCAGGAAATACGCCGTGGCATGACGCTTTCCGGGCCGCACCGCGATGATTTGGCGTTTCATATCAACGGGAACGAAGCTCAGGTATACGGCTCCCAGGGACAGCAAAGAACGACGGCATTGTCGCTAAAGTTAGCAGAAATCGAGTTGATCCATGAAGAGATTGGGGAGTATCCGATCCTTCTGCTCGATGATGTGTTGTCTGAACTTGATCCATATCGGCAAACTCAATTGATCGAGACTTTTCAGAGTAAAGTGCAGACGTTCATCACGGCAACGGGCATTGAGAGCATCAATGCGGGCCGGCTGCAGGACGCCAGCATTTTTCATGTGCAGGAAGGACAAGTCAATTCATAA
- a CDS encoding HD-GYP domain-containing protein, whose translation MNKIPVTELKPGLKIVSNVYSPLGGLLLQKGKVLLPRDLDILRAFLISAVEIEEPFKSSNTSEANTAKPAQARAKAEKAPSAPAESENEHTISMLHQEYDRMLHLTKSAFQSVLAAELPIYELRRQLEALLSQLKYYKVLTFTPRNMNEYDYLYHNAILSAMTSYLLAQWHGLPQKDWMQVAFAGLLHDIGNTKIDPLILYNPNSLTESEAEEMRMHTTYGYQQLRKTSAINEGVRLTALQHHEKMDGSGYPFHLMGDKIHIYARIVAVADIFHAMTLNRRYRKAQSPYLVLEQLKSEAFGKLDPSIVQTFVEKVTQFHNGMKVLLSNGKTGEIVFSDRNHPTRPMVSVNGEIYNLMQDTSLHIEEVLS comes from the coding sequence ATGAATAAGATCCCTGTGACAGAACTGAAGCCCGGGTTAAAAATCGTAAGCAACGTATACAGTCCCTTAGGCGGATTATTACTGCAAAAGGGGAAGGTGCTGTTGCCGAGGGATTTGGATATTTTACGCGCATTCCTGATTTCGGCGGTAGAAATCGAGGAGCCTTTTAAATCCTCGAACACGAGTGAGGCTAATACGGCTAAACCCGCTCAGGCGAGAGCAAAGGCGGAAAAGGCCCCCTCGGCTCCTGCAGAGTCAGAAAATGAACATACGATCAGCATGCTTCATCAAGAGTATGACCGGATGCTGCACTTAACGAAAAGTGCCTTCCAGTCCGTATTGGCTGCCGAGCTTCCCATCTATGAGCTGCGACGTCAGTTAGAGGCTTTGCTCAGTCAATTGAAGTATTATAAAGTATTGACGTTTACGCCGCGTAATATGAATGAATATGATTACCTGTACCATAATGCCATTCTTTCTGCAATGACGTCTTATTTACTTGCCCAGTGGCACGGCTTGCCGCAAAAGGATTGGATGCAGGTCGCCTTTGCCGGTCTGCTGCATGACATCGGGAACACGAAGATTGATCCACTCATTCTATATAACCCGAATTCCCTTACGGAGAGCGAAGCCGAAGAAATGCGCATGCATACGACGTACGGATATCAACAACTTCGAAAAACGTCAGCCATCAATGAAGGGGTCCGTCTCACGGCGCTGCAGCATCATGAGAAAATGGACGGTTCCGGATATCCGTTTCATTTGATGGGAGACAAAATACATATTTATGCGAGGATTGTAGCGGTAGCTGATATCTTCCATGCAATGACCCTTAACCGGAGGTACCGGAAAGCACAATCCCCATACTTGGTTCTGGAGCAGCTAAAGTCCGAAGCATTTGGCAAGCTGGATCCGAGTATCGTACAGACCTTCGTCGAAAAGGTTACGCAGTTCCATAATGGCATGAAAGTGCTTCTTAGCAACGGTAAAACGGGTGAGATTGTATTCTCCGACCGCAATCATCCTACCCGGCCGATGGTATCGGTTAACGGTGAAATTTATAATTTGATGCAGGACACCAGTTTGCATATTGAGGAAGTTCTTTCCTAG
- the yaaA gene encoding S4 domain-containing protein YaaA, translating into MKTVGISTEYIKLDQFLKLADCVPTGGMAKALLQEAAVKVNGEPEDRRGRKLYPGDTVDVEGCGVFQVAKQ; encoded by the coding sequence ATGAAGACAGTCGGAATATCGACCGAATACATTAAGCTCGATCAGTTTCTGAAGCTGGCGGATTGCGTACCTACGGGAGGCATGGCCAAAGCACTGCTGCAGGAGGCAGCCGTCAAGGTGAACGGCGAACCGGAGGATCGGCGGGGCCGCAAGCTGTATCCCGGGGATACGGTGGATGTGGAAGGATGCGGCGTGTTTCAGGTGGCCAAGCAATAA
- a CDS encoding YheC/YheD family protein, with translation MAIQRVASKWEKTKALNKKEHILPYIPDTRKYSLIHLQDMLGAHNMVYIKPDCGTYGMGVMCVEKWKDDLDENAALSYKLKFGTRTETYSSIEALHQSIKEKIGQKTYLIQKGISLLTHRRQKFDIRALVQKTPHNTWETTAFIGRVAAPNKIVTNHHSGGTVVPIEDLLGPYLTPSQFSDLYKEMKALGVSVASQLSRKYPRLKEIGLDIAVDENFRMWILEVNTKPALFPFKWLQDKGIYKKVRRYAVAYGRLKSAK, from the coding sequence TTGGCGATTCAACGAGTTGCAAGCAAATGGGAAAAGACCAAAGCTCTTAACAAAAAAGAACATATTCTGCCTTACATCCCTGATACCCGCAAGTACTCCCTAATCCACCTGCAAGACATGTTAGGCGCCCATAATATGGTGTACATCAAACCGGACTGCGGAACTTATGGCATGGGCGTCATGTGTGTGGAAAAGTGGAAGGATGACCTAGACGAAAACGCTGCCCTATCCTACAAATTGAAGTTTGGGACACGTACGGAGACTTATTCGAGCATAGAAGCCCTTCATCAATCCATTAAAGAGAAAATTGGCCAAAAGACGTATTTGATTCAAAAGGGAATATCACTGTTAACCCATAGGCGCCAAAAATTCGATATCCGTGCCCTTGTGCAAAAAACACCTCACAACACCTGGGAGACTACAGCTTTTATTGGCCGTGTTGCTGCCCCAAACAAAATCGTCACTAATCATCATAGCGGAGGAACAGTTGTGCCAATTGAGGATTTGCTAGGTCCCTATTTAACGCCTTCGCAGTTCTCCGACTTATACAAGGAAATGAAAGCCCTAGGGGTTAGCGTAGCATCACAATTATCGCGCAAGTATCCCCGCCTTAAGGAAATCGGTCTAGATATTGCCGTCGATGAAAATTTCCGGATGTGGATCCTCGAGGTCAATACTAAGCCTGCCCTTTTCCCCTTCAAGTGGCTGCAAGACAAGGGGATTTATAAAAAGGTCCGCCGATATGCAGTAGCCTACGGAAGGCTTAAATCCGCCAAGTAA
- the remB gene encoding extracellular matrix regulator RemB — protein sequence MYIHLGGEKVILSSELVAIFDISIEKSSKISKQFVSHAIKEKNVQRIGEEEAKSIVVTKSTVYYSPISSATLKKKANISFAI from the coding sequence ATGTACATTCACTTAGGTGGTGAGAAAGTAATTCTCTCTTCAGAGCTGGTTGCCATCTTCGATATTTCCATTGAGAAATCCTCGAAGATTTCCAAGCAGTTCGTTAGCCACGCGATCAAGGAGAAGAATGTGCAGCGCATCGGAGAGGAAGAAGCCAAGTCGATCGTAGTGACGAAATCTACGGTCTATTATTCGCCAATTTCTTCCGCGACGCTGAAGAAGAAGGCCAATATATCTTTTGCTATTTAA
- the gyrA gene encoding DNA gyrase subunit A, with protein sequence MAEEKFSQIIDRDINVEMRESFMDYAMSIIVSRALPDVRDGLKPVHRRILYAMSELGMYPDKPYKKSARIVGEVIGKYHPHGDSAVYETMVRMAQDFSMRYMLVEGHGNFGSIDGDFAAAMRYTEARLSKIAMEMLRDINKETIDFMPNYDGEEHEPVVLPARYPNLLVNGVSGIAVGMATNIPPHNLGEVIDGVQAMIKNPDIDSLELMEYIQGPDFPTAGFIMGRSGIRQAYTTGRGSVTMRARTTIEENNNKARIIVDELPYQVNKARLVEKIAELVREKKIDGITDLRDESDRNGMRVVIELRRDVNPNVVLNNLYKHTSLQSTFGINMLAIVNNEPKILTLKEVLHHYLQHQVDVIRRRTEFELKKAEARAHILEGLRVALDNLDEVIALIRGSRTTEIARAGLMERFGLSQEQAQAILDMRLQRLTGLEREKIEEEYNELLQKIAEYREILANESLVLQIISDELQEIRERFADPRRTEITVGAESILDEDLIPQEDVVITITHTGYIKRLPLTTYRSQKRGGRGVVGMDTKDNDFVEHLFVTNTHHYLMFFTDRGKAYRLKAYEIPELGRTARGTPIINLIQIEQGETVNAVIPVEKFDEEKYLFFATRQGIVKKTPLEDYVNIRRGGLIAVNLREDDTLIDVRLTDGEQEMIMGTAQGMSIRFPESDVRSMGRAATGVKGITLDEGDTLIGMDVIVPDQDILIVTTKGYGKRTPVSEYRIQSRGGKGIKTINVTEKNGPVVGLKVVKNDEDLMIITSSGTLIRTSMEGISTMGRNTQGVKLINIREDDAVATVCRSDKSEEQDSHENDEDSLEGALSPETANAEDHGGVDEVDEADTNGDMDSSEE encoded by the coding sequence ATGGCGGAAGAAAAATTTTCGCAAATCATAGATCGGGACATTAATGTGGAAATGCGCGAATCCTTTATGGATTATGCGATGAGCATTATTGTCAGCCGTGCTCTGCCAGATGTTAGGGATGGCTTAAAGCCGGTGCATCGTCGTATTCTATATGCGATGTCCGAGCTTGGGATGTATCCCGATAAGCCGTATAAGAAGTCGGCGAGAATCGTCGGCGAAGTTATTGGTAAATATCATCCGCACGGGGATTCAGCAGTATATGAAACGATGGTCCGGATGGCCCAGGATTTCTCTATGCGTTACATGCTTGTAGAAGGTCACGGCAACTTCGGTTCTATAGACGGTGACTTTGCTGCGGCAATGCGATATACCGAAGCGCGCTTATCCAAGATTGCGATGGAGATGCTGCGCGATATCAATAAAGAAACGATCGATTTCATGCCAAACTATGATGGTGAAGAGCATGAACCGGTCGTGCTTCCGGCACGGTATCCGAACCTGCTCGTCAACGGGGTATCCGGTATTGCGGTTGGTATGGCGACGAATATTCCGCCGCATAATTTAGGCGAGGTCATCGACGGAGTTCAGGCGATGATCAAGAATCCGGATATTGACTCGCTAGAGCTGATGGAGTATATCCAAGGCCCAGATTTCCCTACCGCCGGTTTTATTATGGGACGCTCGGGCATTCGCCAAGCTTATACAACCGGTCGCGGCTCCGTGACCATGCGTGCCAGAACGACGATCGAAGAGAATAACAATAAAGCACGCATTATTGTGGACGAGCTTCCTTACCAAGTAAATAAGGCCAGACTCGTTGAGAAAATCGCTGAACTCGTTCGCGAGAAGAAGATCGACGGAATTACCGATTTGCGGGACGAATCCGACCGTAACGGGATGCGCGTAGTCATTGAGCTGCGCCGTGACGTCAACCCGAATGTCGTGCTGAACAATTTATATAAGCATACGTCCTTGCAGAGTACTTTTGGCATTAACATGCTTGCGATTGTAAACAATGAGCCGAAGATTCTGACCCTTAAGGAAGTTCTTCATCATTATTTGCAGCATCAAGTGGATGTTATTCGCCGCCGGACGGAATTCGAGCTGAAGAAAGCGGAAGCGCGTGCTCATATTCTGGAAGGATTGCGAGTTGCACTTGATAATCTGGATGAGGTCATTGCCCTGATTCGCGGATCGCGTACGACGGAAATTGCCCGTGCAGGGTTAATGGAGCGGTTCGGGCTCAGCCAGGAGCAAGCCCAAGCGATTCTCGATATGCGTCTGCAACGTCTGACTGGCTTGGAGCGCGAGAAGATCGAGGAAGAATATAATGAGCTTCTGCAGAAAATCGCCGAGTATCGCGAGATTCTTGCGAACGAATCACTCGTTCTGCAAATCATCAGCGACGAGCTTCAAGAGATTCGCGAACGCTTTGCCGATCCGCGCCGTACGGAAATCACGGTCGGTGCAGAGAGCATTCTCGATGAGGACTTGATTCCGCAGGAAGATGTTGTCATTACGATTACACACACCGGCTATATCAAACGTCTGCCATTGACCACTTATCGCAGTCAGAAGCGCGGCGGACGGGGTGTCGTGGGTATGGATACGAAGGATAATGACTTCGTGGAGCATCTGTTCGTAACGAATACGCATCATTACTTGATGTTCTTTACGGATCGAGGCAAAGCGTATCGCCTGAAGGCCTACGAAATTCCAGAGCTCGGCCGGACAGCGCGCGGGACGCCGATCATTAACCTAATCCAGATCGAACAAGGGGAGACGGTTAACGCAGTTATTCCGGTAGAGAAGTTCGATGAGGAAAAGTACCTTTTCTTCGCGACACGCCAGGGTATCGTCAAGAAGACGCCACTGGAGGACTATGTCAACATCCGCAGAGGCGGGCTGATCGCCGTGAACCTGCGGGAAGATGATACGCTGATCGACGTAAGACTTACCGATGGCGAGCAAGAAATGATTATGGGGACGGCCCAAGGGATGTCCATTCGTTTCCCGGAAAGCGATGTCCGCTCTATGGGCAGAGCAGCTACCGGGGTGAAAGGCATCACGCTTGATGAGGGAGATACGCTAATCGGTATGGATGTTATCGTCCCTGATCAGGATATCCTGATCGTAACGACCAAAGGTTACGGTAAGCGTACCCCTGTCTCCGAATATCGGATTCAAAGCCGTGGCGGTAAGGGAATCAAGACGATTAACGTTACGGAGAAGAACGGTCCAGTCGTCGGCCTGAAGGTTGTTAAGAATGATGAGGACTTGATGATTATTACCAGCAGCGGTACGCTCATCCGTACGAGCATGGAAGGCATTTCGACCATGGGACGTAATACGCAGGGCGTGAAGCTGATCAATATTCGCGAGGACGATGCTGTTGCTACCGTCTGCCGCTCGGACAAGAGCGAAGAGCAGGACAGTCATGAGAATGATGAGGATAGCCTGGAAGGTGCATTAAGCCCGGAAACGGCAAACGCCGAGGATCATGGCGGGGTAGATGAAGTAGACGAAGCAGATACAAATGGCGACATGGATTCATCCGAAGAATAA
- the gyrB gene encoding DNA topoisomerase (ATP-hydrolyzing) subunit B produces the protein MTMNEQSYDESQIQVLEGLEAVRKRPGMYIGSTSSRGLHHLVWEVVDNSIDEALAGYADTIDVTIHPDNSITVSDNGRGIPVGEHPKMKRSTLEVVMTVLHAGGKFGGGGYKVSGGLHGVGVSVVNALSSKLIVQVRRDGHVYMQEYHRGVPQFDLRIIGEAGEHTGTKTTFYPDPEVFTETTVYDYNILLTRIRELAFLNKGINLSLTDERTGQSERFHYEGGIIEYVKYLNQNREVLHEEPIYVEGQRDMIVVEVALQYNDSYSENIHSFANNINTHEGGTHESGFKSALTRIINDYARKNNMIKDNDSNLTGDDVREGLTAIISVKIPEPQFEGQTKTKLGNSEVRGIVESLFAEKLQEFMEENPAVSRRVLEKALQASRAREAARKARELTRRKSALEVSALPGKLADCSSKDASISELYIVEGDSAGGSAKQGRDRHFQAILPLRGKILNVEKARLDRILGNAEIRAIVTALGTGIGEEFDLTKARYHKVIIMTDADVDGAHIRTLLLTFFFRYMRKLIEAGYIYIAQPPLFKIERNKTIRYAGSEQERDEIIAEFGENAKVNVQRYKGLGEMNAEQLWETTMDPESRTMQQVSISDAIQADAIFDTLMGDNVEPRRDFINEHAKYVTNLDI, from the coding sequence ATGACGATGAACGAACAATCGTATGACGAGAGTCAGATACAGGTGCTCGAAGGCCTGGAGGCCGTTCGTAAGCGGCCCGGTATGTACATTGGTTCAACCAGCTCCCGTGGACTGCACCATTTGGTGTGGGAAGTCGTGGACAATAGTATTGACGAAGCGCTTGCCGGTTATGCAGATACAATCGACGTAACGATTCATCCCGATAACAGCATTACCGTATCGGACAATGGACGCGGCATCCCTGTCGGGGAGCATCCGAAAATGAAGCGCTCTACGCTTGAGGTTGTCATGACTGTCCTGCATGCCGGCGGAAAGTTCGGCGGCGGCGGCTATAAAGTGTCCGGCGGTCTGCACGGCGTCGGCGTATCCGTTGTTAACGCCCTTTCTTCGAAGCTAATCGTCCAGGTACGGCGGGACGGCCATGTATACATGCAGGAATATCATCGCGGCGTACCGCAGTTTGATCTTCGCATCATCGGTGAAGCGGGCGAGCATACCGGAACGAAGACGACATTTTATCCCGATCCGGAGGTTTTCACGGAGACGACGGTATATGACTATAATATTTTGCTGACCCGTATTCGCGAGCTGGCCTTCTTGAACAAAGGCATCAATCTGTCTTTGACGGACGAGCGAACGGGACAATCCGAACGGTTCCACTATGAGGGCGGAATTATCGAATACGTGAAATATTTGAACCAGAACAGGGAAGTTCTTCACGAAGAGCCGATTTATGTCGAAGGACAGCGCGATATGATCGTGGTGGAGGTAGCGCTGCAATACAATGACAGCTATTCGGAGAATATTCACTCCTTCGCGAACAACATCAATACGCATGAAGGCGGGACGCATGAATCCGGTTTTAAGAGCGCATTGACCCGGATTATCAATGATTATGCCCGTAAGAACAATATGATTAAGGATAACGACTCCAACCTGACCGGCGACGATGTGCGCGAGGGCTTGACGGCGATTATTTCTGTCAAAATCCCTGAGCCTCAGTTCGAAGGCCAGACGAAGACGAAGCTTGGGAACAGTGAAGTCCGGGGGATCGTTGAATCGTTATTCGCTGAAAAGCTGCAGGAGTTCATGGAGGAGAATCCAGCCGTCTCACGCCGGGTTCTGGAGAAAGCGCTGCAGGCTTCAAGAGCTCGCGAGGCGGCACGGAAGGCCCGTGAGCTGACGCGCCGGAAGAGCGCGCTGGAAGTAAGCGCACTTCCAGGCAAACTAGCCGACTGCTCCTCTAAGGATGCTTCGATCAGCGAGCTGTACATCGTCGAAGGGGACTCCGCCGGCGGATCAGCCAAGCAGGGACGGGATCGGCATTTCCAAGCGATTCTGCCGCTGCGAGGTAAAATTCTTAACGTAGAGAAGGCCCGTTTGGACCGTATTCTCGGCAATGCGGAAATTCGGGCGATTGTTACGGCGCTAGGGACGGGGATCGGCGAAGAGTTCGATCTTACCAAGGCCCGTTATCACAAGGTGATCATCATGACGGATGCGGACGTTGACGGTGCGCATATCCGTACCTTGCTCTTAACCTTCTTCTTCCGTTACATGCGGAAGCTGATTGAGGCTGGCTATATTTATATCGCACAGCCACCGCTCTTCAAGATTGAGCGGAACAAAACAATACGCTATGCTGGCTCGGAACAGGAGCGCGATGAAATCATTGCTGAGTTCGGCGAGAATGCCAAAGTCAACGTGCAGCGCTATAAGGGGCTAGGCGAGATGAATGCTGAGCAGCTCTGGGAGACAACGATGGATCCCGAGAGCCGTACGATGCAGCAGGTATCCATTTCCGACGCGATTCAGGCCGATGCGATCTTCGATACGCTGATGGGCGATAACGTTGAACCTCGCCGTGATTTCATTAATGAGCACGCTAAGTACGTGACGAATCTGGATATATAA